The Mycolicibacterium mucogenicum DSM 44124 genomic sequence CACCTCGACCCTCGTCGACCCCAGCGTCTTCGAGGCCATCCGCGCCAGCAAGTAGGGCAGCGAGCAGGGCCAGGCTGGCTCAGGCGATGGGCACGTAACCCGCGCCGGGCCGGCTCTTGGCGTCGAGATCGGCGATCACCGCGTTGATCGACACCGTCACGGCCGGGGTGTGCAGCGGCACGTACTTGACGACGCACGTCGGCAGGTCGTCGCTGAACGCGCCGTGGATCATGCCGACCAGTTTGTTGTTGACGGTCACCGGCGCGCCCGAATCGCCCGGCTGGCCACACACCTGGTCCACGATGGTGCCCGGGTCCTGCCCGGGACCCCAGGTGACACCGCAGGTGTAGCCGGTGGTGCGGCCCAGCTTGCACGCCACCTGGCCGAAGGCCGGGTCCGGGCCGATGCCGTCGATCTGGAAGCCGTTGACGTTGTTGAGGGGCTGCACCTTGGCCGGGTCGAACTCGATGACGGCGTAGTCCAGCGGCTGGCTGCCGGCCACCATGACGCCCAGCGTGCCCCGGTTCTCGGCGCCCTCGGCCGCCACCTCGTGGCCGGGACCGCCGCAGTGCGCCGACGTGAAGCCGACGAGCTTGCCGCGGTTGTCATGACCGATGGTGGTCAGGGTGCAGAACGTGTCACCGTCAACGACGATGCCGGAGCCACCGCCCAGCGGCACCGGTGCGTCCGCGTGGGCCGGCACCCCGACCGACGTGATGACCAGAGCAATGGCCA encodes the following:
- a CDS encoding S1 family peptidase, with amino-acid sequence MAIALVITSVGVPAHADAPVPLGGGSGIVVDGDTFCTLTTIGHDNRGKLVGFTSAHCGGPGHEVAAEGAENRGTLGVMVAGSQPLDYAVIEFDPAKVQPLNNVNGFQIDGIGPDPAFGQVACKLGRTTGYTCGVTWGPGQDPGTIVDQVCGQPGDSGAPVTVNNKLVGMIHGAFSDDLPTCVVKYVPLHTPAVTVSINAVIADLDAKSRPGAGYVPIA